The Undibacterium cyanobacteriorum genomic sequence CTACGTGCATTATGTTTCTTGCGATAGATTTTTGCGCTAGTTCGCTCTTGCGCAGCATGCAATTTTGCCCGCTCTGCTTTCGTGACCACACCATCAGCCTTTGCAGCCTGTTCACGCGCCTCGATCTTGGCTTCTTGTCGATCCAACTTTGCAGCCTCTGTCGCAGTTAAGCTGCCATTCGCAACGCCATTATTGATACGCTGCTCTTGTGTCTCTTGACGCTTATCAATCTTCGGTGTCGCAGTCTGAGCGAGAGCAGACAAAGACATGACAGAAACAGCAGAAGCAAGCAAGGCTGCGATAATTTTGGAAGCTTTCATTTCATTTCTCCTTCAGAACTTACGTGATGGTTGGGTTTCTTGGTTTGTGAACACAGTGTCGCGTTCATGAGTCGATAACGCGCATTCTACGGGACATGCTGACCAAAAATCTGTAAGCAAGGTAAGCATTTGTAACGGGATTGAGTAATGAAACCCTGGCGCTTCACGCTAAGTCTGGTGGGATTAGGTCGAGTCGATCAGTACAAAAACCGTCAACGCCCCACGACAGTATCTCCCGCGCTCGTTCGATTTCATTCACCGTATAGCAAAACAAGCCATAACCGGCCGCCTTGATTTCCTTCGCCCAAGTGGTCGTCAAATATTTATGATTTGTATGGAGCGCTCTGGCTTCGAGTTTTTCCAACGAGCTCAACCAATTGCATTCATATTCATCGAGTAAATAACCACGTGCTATTTCGGGTGCGCTCTGTTTAGCACACGTCAAGGCGGTAAAAGAAAAAGAGGAGAATAATGGCGATCGAACGACAGGAGAAGATAAGGTGGCCGATGTTTGAGGTTCATTCTGCAATTCCTTGAGCATTCGCGCCGTTGCTTGAGCGACGACATGTCCCGTTTCCTCCTCATGCCCGGGAACTGGTTTAATCTCAACGTTCATCCATATTCCGTGTTGGTAGCAATAACGGAATATGGATTCGTAGTCAGGAACTTTCACATTTGAAAAACGTGGATCAAACCAAGAACCGGCATCCATCATCAGCAACTGCGCCGCAGTGGAATCAGCCACATTGCCCTTTCCTGCAACAGTTCTGCCAAACTCGGGATCATGCATTAGCACAGGAACACCATCCTTTGATAACATCACGTCGAACTCAACGCCGCGAAAGCCATATTGGAGACCACATTGCATGGCTAAGAGTGTATTTTCTGGCGCAAGTTTTCCGCCGCCTCGGTGCGCTACGATTCTAGGATAAGGCCACATTATTCGACACTCACTATATTTGATTTTTTAAAGATACAAGCCGCTGATACATCGAGGTCTTACAATCCACGTTCACTATCAGTCAGCGTCCCCACCAAGATAATTACAAGAGCATATATGCAGAACACAAGCCACGACAAGCAAGAAAAGTCTACATCACAAAAAACAGCCCTTGGGCACATTCGTGTCCTCGATTTAACGCGCGTCTTGGCAGGTCCATGGTGTGCACAAAATCTCGCGGACCTTGGTGCAGAGGTGATTAAAGTCGAACGCCCTGGTGCTGGCGACGATACCAGAAGTTGGGGCCCTCCATATTTAAAAGATCAAGATGGGGCAGATACCAGTGAAGCAGCATATTACCTTGCAGCCAATCGAGGAAAGAAAGCGATTGCAGTCGACATTTCCACCAGCGAAGGTCAACACATTATTCGAGAATTAGCAAAGAAATCCGATGTGGTTTTAGAAAACTACAAAGTTGGCCAACTCAAGAAATATGGTTTGGACTATGAATCACTAAAGCAGTTGAAACCCGACTTGGTGTATTGCTCCATCACTGGATTTGGACAAAATGGACCCTACGCACATCGCGCCGGCTACGATTTTATTGTGCAAGGCATGGGTGGTTTCATGTCCCTTACTGGTGAACGTGATGACCTACCCGGTGGCGGCCCGCAAAAAGCTGGTGTCGCCATTGCCGACTTAATGACCGGCATGTATGCCACCATTGGCGTAATGGCAGCGCTCACGCATCGGGACCGTACTGGCGAAGGGCAATACATCGACATGGCTTTACTCGATGTTCAAGTGGCCATGCTCGCCAACATGAATATGAACTACCTCACGAGTGGCAAGCCCCCTAAGCGTTGGGGCAATGCACATCAAAACATCGTGCCATACCAAACCTTTGCGACGTCCGATGGACACATTATTGTGGCTGCCGGTAACGATGGCCAATATCGGAAATTCGTGCAAGTGGGTGGCCGCCCTGAACTGGCAGACGATCCGCGTTTCATCAGCAACCCTTTGCGTGTCCAACACCGCGATACGCTAGTGCCAATCTTAGCAGACATGGTCAAACTCAAAACAAAAAAAGAATGGATCGCAGAACTCGAAGCAGCCGGTGTGCCGTGCGGACCGATCAACAAACTCGATGAGGTATTCGCCGACCCACAAGTACAAGCCCGTGACATGCAAATCACTTTGCCACACCCAACCGCAGGTCTTGCAACACTCGTCGGAAGCCCTATCAAACTGTCTGAGACACCAGTGAGCTACCAAGCTGCGCCACCATTACTGGGGCAAGATACCGACACCGTTTTACAAGAAGTTTTAGCACTGCCTGAAAGCGAGATTGCGCAATTAAAGTCACAAGGTATCATTGCCTAGACACGATCAATTTTTGGCGAAAAATGAGATTTATCAACGACTCAAATAAGCTTGTATAAACCACGAGAGACACAGCATCAAATATTCAAATAGCAATACGCAAAGGCATGACGGACCCAAGGTAGCGCTGCACAGTACCATGCAGCGCGAACCAAGCCACCTCGTAAGCAGCGCGCTGACTTACCGCTCAATTCGGTCAACATGATTCCACCAGCCACGTTAAGGGAGCAAGACTATTATTGGTCTCTGCATCGCACCACTGAAAGGAAAGATCATGCGTACAGCCGCCCTCATCCTCGCCCTTGTCGCCGTTAGCCAATTGAGTGGCTGCGTTGTACATCGTCAATACACCCGTTCTCCTTACCAGTCCCAATACGGCGCGGAATACCAAACCAATTATCCTGCGCAATATCCTGGTCAATATGGAAATCAGTACTCTGGCTCGTATCAGCAAAACTACCAAAACCCTCAGCCTGCTTACGCTTCACAGTATCAAGATGCAAATCAAAACGGGTACAACAGCTATCCAAATGGTGTGACTGAAGTGGCACAGATTGTTGGAATTCGAAACATCGCTCAAGCGCGTGAATCAAGTGGTGGCGGTGCGGTGGTGGGCGCGATTATTGGCGGCATCATTGGCAATCAGATTGCGCGCGATGATAGTGGCGGTCGTTCACATGATCGTGGCAATCATCGAGGTTATGGGCGCGGCTACGAGCGTCGTGGCGGTGACAATGATGGATCTCGCACTGCAGCCACAGTCGGTGGTGCCATCATCGGCGGCTTGATCGGTAATGAAATTGATCGTTCAAGCAGCGAACCACAAAGTAGTATTACCGAAATCACCTTCCGCCTTGCCAATGGCCAAGCTCATGCGGTGCGCGTCAACAATCCCGGACAACTCCGCGTCGGTGATCGTGTCAGAGTGAGTTTCCAGAATGGTGCTTGGACTTTGCAATAAACTTACCAAGCTAGACTCTCAAAACTTAGTGAGAAGATTCCATCCAACTTAAACACCGTCTAAAGTTCGACTCGTCACTCTAGCTTTAAAAATAAAGAGCGCAACACCCTTCGGTGACGCGCTCTTTTCTTACGATCATCAATCGGTCCAACGACAAAATACGCTTAAAAAAAAACATGGACGAACATTCAATATTGCCGGAGGGATAGTTGGTTCGCCCCTATCGCCATCAGCGACTAAATCAGCGCGGCGAAGCGGCGTTGGCGAATGGTTAGAACCAGCAAAGCGATACCAATCACGACGCCAATCAGAAGTGAAAAACTTTGCGTGCTGTACCATGCTGCAGCGTTTAACAATTCTGGCGTAAGCATGCCCTGTTCAATTGACCAAGGAAAACGTGTCAACATCTCACGTGGAAACTCGATCACCCAACTGCTAGGTATGTTACCCGCAACCCAATGGACTGCCACATGCTTCGCGAACCACCCACTATCTGTGGCGAAAGCGATCATTAGGGTCAGCAAGACAGGTATCCCAACCGCCCATGGAAATACTCTAGATTTCGACCACACTGAAACCAACAAGAACCAAGCAACACAGGGCAATGACCACGCCATATAAAACGGCAATAAGCGTAGATATTGCAGTGGCAAGGAATACATACTTTCATTAAAAAGCACTGCAGAGAACAAGTCGAAATGGGAAAATAGCGTTGCGCAGGCCACAATCAATGCTGCAAAGAAGTAACTCGCGAAAGCGATCAGTAAAGTCAGTATCGGACTCAAGAGCAAGGGAAATACGAGCTTCGACAGCACTTCAAGGGTGTCTGAAACCGGCATTGATTTCCAAAACAAAATACTACGATCTTGGCGCTCGTCTCGCAGCGCACCGAACAAATACAAAGTGGAAAAAGAACTTGTAATGACCAACATACTCTGCAAAATAAAGCGCGACATGCCAGACACATTACTTCTTGTGTACTCAATCAACTTACCCTGTGCAGCCTCCACGCCAAACATTTGCTGTAAGGTCGAATATTGTTCATTGCGAAGAATGTCTTTCCAAAAAAACTCAATCAACAAAAACATCAAGAAAAAGCCAAGCGCGATCGCCGCTGGCCCCCACAATAAGAGGCCACGATTTTGCCAATATTCGCGACGCACTAACCACATCAATGTTTTGAATTGATGACTTCGATTCTGCTTCATTGATAACTCCCTTTCATCATGGCCACGAAAATATCTGAAACGCTTGGTGTTTTACATTCACCGAACTGCATCAAGGTTTCATGAGCTACGCCATCGAATAACATATGTGTCTTACCGAAAATGTCACGCTGTTGAATCGGCTTGAGTGCTTGCGCCGCGGACTTCTGATCGGCTGCGACAGTCACTTCGACAAAACGATAAGCCACCTCATCCATCGTGCCTGCTAAGATCAATTCACCATCACGCATCAAGACTAGATCGGATAAAATATTCTCAATCTCATCAATCTGGTGCGTGGCGACGATGATGGTTTTGTTCTCATCGAAATAGTCTTCCAAGAGCTGTTGGTAGAACATTTTTCGATACAAAATATCGAGCCCAAGAGTGGGTTCGTCAAGCACCAGTAACTTCGCATCGATCGCCATCACCAACGCTAAATGCAATTGCACGACCATACCCTTAGACATTTCTTTGACGCGCATCTTGTTTTCGATTTTGGTCGCTGCTAAATAGCGCTCAGCTTTACTACGATTGAACTTCGGATGGATCGCATCCACAAAATCGAGAGCGTCACTGACCTTCAGCCACTTGGGTAAGATCGCAACATCAGAAATAAAGCAGATCTCATTCATCAAGGCATCGCGCTGATGACGCGGATCCATCCCCAAAACGGACAATTCTCCTTCGAAATCAGTTAAGCCCAAAATCGCATTAATCGTGGTGGTCTTACCGCAGCCATTCGGACCAACTAAGCCAAGGATGCGGCCAGAATGCACTTCAAGATTGAGAGATTTCAGACATTCCTTTTTGCCGTAGGACTTTCGCAGCCCTTTCGCTGAAATGATTGACGTCATCATCACTCTCCTTGCTTGGCTTGTTTCAGCAGTGTTTTAATATCAATGCCGAGATTTTCGATACGTTTCAACAGCGCTGGCCATTCTTCTGACATAAAGCGTGCGCGCTCGCTCTCAAGTAGTCTTTCCTTAGCCCCATCCAATACAAACATGCCTAGTCCCCTTTTCATTTCCACGATACTTTCGTCCACCAGCTCTTGGTAGGCTCGCGATACCGTGATTGGATTCAATTGAAATTCAGCTGCAATTTGCCTTACTGAAGGCAAAGCCTCACCAGACTTGAGTTCTTCGTTCAAAATCATATTCACCACTTTGTCCTTCAACTGCCGATAAATCGGCGCATTGTCATGCCAATCGTGCCCCATGCCTTACCCCTTTCCTCTCGACATCGAATTTGCCCTCATATTTCATCGCCAAGCCCTTCTCGAATGATGAAAACGCATACCTCATCTTTGAGACGTTTTAGTGTTGTAGTTAACTATAACACCAAATCACAAAAAGACAATCACTTTTGTGAAAAATGTAAAAAATTTATTTCGACATCTAACACGCCTGCTTTCTCGAACTGTTCTTGGGCGTCTGATTAAGGCTCCACTCCAAGGCTCTACTTAACTATTGAAAAAATCTCTTCAGCGAATAGCGCCAGAATCGAATAAGTCACCTAAAACAAACCTCATTCGCTAAAGAATGCAACAGGAACCCAGCAATTCACGACACAAATCAAAAAAGACCTATCACCGTGTCCCGCTATGAAATGACAAGCGCTACAATGCGATGGCTTTGATTTTGGCGCCATCAGCGCAAAGGCTTTAGGAACATCATTCCCACTAGGAGATCATATGAAAATAAGAAAACTCATTATCGCCAGCGCCGTTAGTGCACTGTGCGGTTTCACTAGCATGACCGCGCAAGCCGAAGTTCGCGGCTTTACGGTTGAAGATTTGGTTAAGATGGAACGCGTGGTGACACCGGTTTTATCGCCAGATGGAAAAATCGTCGTCTATGCACAGCGCACCACTGACCTCGATAAAAATCGCGGACGCTGGGATCTGTGGATGATCAATCTGGCCGATGCGAACGCTAAGCCGACCAAGTTGACCAACGTTACCAACAATAACGAAGGCAATAACTCTGGCCCTCAATGGTCCGCCAAAGGCGATGCGATTTATTTCGTATCGAGCCGTTCCGGTAGCGGCCAAGTATGGCGCCTACCGATCGCGGGCGGCGTCGGCAGTGCTCAGCAAGTGACTGACTTACCGCTCGATGTTGAAAGTTATAAAGTCTCACCGACCGATAACCGCATCGCCATGTCGATAGAAGTGTTCCGCGATTGCCCTGACTTGACTTGCACCAAAGATCGTCTCGAAGGTAAAGCCAAGAACAAAGCAACTGGTCGCATCCACGACAAACTCTTTATCCGCCACTGGGACACTTGGGCTGACGGACGTCGTAACGTTCTCTACTCCGCCAGCATCGATGCCAATCATGTCGCTAGTAAAAATGTCGTCAGCTTATCTGGCTCGCTCGAAGCCGATGTCCATTCCAAACCCGATGGCGATCAAGAAGACTACAGCTTCTCACCAGATGGACAACGGGTCGTTTTCTCAGCGCGTATCGCTGGCAAAACCGAAGCATGGTCAACCAATTTCGATTTGTATGATGTGCCAGCCGCGGGCGGTGCTGCACCGACCAATCTCACCGCTGAGAATAAAGCCTGGGATGCCAAACCCGTATTCTCCCCTGACGGTTCCACACTGGCTTACTTAGCGATGAAGCGTCCAGGCTTTGAAGCAGACCGTTTCCAAATCATGTTGCTCGACCTGAAGACCGGCAAGAAGCGCGCTTTAGCTGAAAAATGGGATCGATCCGCCAGCAATCTCGCTTGGTCAGAAGATGGCAAGACTTTGTACACCCACGCGTTCGACCTCGGCCAAATGCGCATGTTCGCGGTGGATGTCGCATCTGGCGCGGTAAAAGCCTTGAGCGATAAAGGCTCCGTAGCAGGCTTCGATGTACGCGGTAAAACACAGGTCATCGCCAAGGCTGACTTAGGTTCGGGTGCTCAACTCTTCGTCAGCGACGAAGGCAAAACAACGTGGAAACAAATCACCGATGTCAACAAACAAGCCTTGGCTGATGTTCGCTTCGGTGAGTATGAACAATTCTCTTACGCCGGCGCGAAAGGTGAAAAAGTCTACGGTTATGTCATGAAGCCGTGGAATGCCAAAGTCGGTGAAAAATATCCCGTGGCTTTCATCGTGCATGGTGGTCCACAAAGTAGCTTCGCCAACGCATGGAGTTATCGTTGGAATCCACAAGTCTATGCCGGTGCTGGATACGCCGTCGTATTTATCGATTTCCACGGCTCACTGGGTTACGGTCAAGCCTTCACTGATTCGATCAGTCAAGACTGGGGTGGCAAACCATTGGTCGATTTGAAGTTAGGCATGGCTGCCGCTGCAAAACAATTCCCTTGGGTTGACAGCAGTAAAGCCTGCGCATTGGGCGCATCCTACGGTGGCTTCATGATGAACTGGATCGCTGGCAATTGGAACGATGGCTTCAAGTGCATTGTCAACCATGCTGGTATCTTCGATACCCGCTCCATGTATTACACCACTGAAGAATTGTGGTTCACCGAATGGGAAAACGGCGGCCCATATTTTGATGTGCCGGCCAAACATGAAAAATTCAATCCATCGGCACACGTCTTGAAATGGAAAACACCGATGTTGGTCACGCAAGGTGAAATGGATTTCCGCGTCCCTAGCGCGCAATCCTTCGGTGCGTTCACAGCCTTGCAACGACGTGGTATCGATAGCCAATTGCTGACCTTCCCCGATGAGAACCATCACATCTTGAAGCCAGCCAATTCCTTGTTGTGGCATCACACTGTGTTGAATTGGATGAATACGTATTTGAAGAAATAATTACATCATCAATTGAGCGGTATGAAGCAAAACAGGAGGTGGCGACACTTCCTGTTTTGCTTTACGAATCAACCTAAGCCAATCTATGCATGCCAAAGCTACTTAGGCTGAATTTGATAAGTAGAGGAGCTCACTACCATTTCGATTTAATGAACCCAATTGCTGCAGGCATCTGATTAGGCACGATGTCGGTGTGGTCCAAGTCCGCTACGTATTTAGTTTCAACATTGGTTCCAAGTTGACGCATGGTCGCTTCGAGTTGGCGAGTTGCTCCGATCGGCACATCAATATCAGCATCACCATGTGCCAAATACACTGGCACGCTCAATTTCACTTTTCCGACCTCAGTTCGTGGCAATAAAGCTTTGATCTCCGGATTTAAGTACCAATCAGACTTGATGCCTTTGAAATCAAGCGGCGTCTGTCCAGCAACCGCAAGACTCGAAACTTTCATTGCCAAGGCCGTCCCAAACTGCTGACAATCACGATCATCTTTGGCCAAGGCTATGATGGGCTTGAGATCGTCGCCGACATACTTAGTCAAATCTAAAGTCGGTGCGATCGCCGTGGCGCCGTGCAGCAAAAACGTACCGTAACCATTCAAATTCCCAGCAACACCCCACGCCAACGGCGCTTGATCCGACGCGGTCAGTTCCTTAATTGAGGCAAAGTCAATATCAGTAATGAGACTCACATCCGATCCAGGCGCCAATGCCACTGTCGCCACCAGAGGGTACTGCGCTTCGATTTCTTTTGCATACTGCGCCGTCGCCAAGGCAGCATGACCGCCTTGCGAATGCCCAATCACCGCCCACTTCTTACTCAAGCTTACTTGCTGAATTTTTTGTGCGGCGAGAACCGCGTGCAACACTGAATTCGCTTCACTATCAGCGATCAAATACGGGTGAATACCCGGTGCATCGAGCCCCTCATAATCCGGTGCCAACACCGCATAACCTGCATTTAACAGAGGTGCGATCGCATCGCTATCTTCAGCAAACACCGTGCGGCTTGGTGCACATGCATCCGCCACCCCAGTTGTACCGTGCGCCCACACCACCAAAGGCCATCCTCCTGTCGGTGCGGTTCCTTTTGGAATAAACAGAACCGCATTGGCTTCTGTCAGCCCACCATTGACCGCCTTCATACGATAGCGGATTTTTTGCACTGAGCTAGTATTGGTATAAGTATTGCCGAGCACAATACTTTGCACACTCAACAAATCACCGGCGGCATCAGCAACCACAGGTAAAGGTGCTACCGTGCTATTACTGCCCCCACCACAAGCGCTCAAAGAACCCAAAAGCACAAGGGCGCTGGCAGCACCCAGATAAGCAGGAACACGAGATAAAACAGAACGAAAAGTCATACATACTCCAAAAATGCGCATCTCGCCCCTGCCACGAGTTCGCGCCGATTATGAACAAAGAAAAAACATCGGCGCGCATCATGTCATGCAGTGAGTTCAAATCCGAGTATGAGAGAGGGAGCGCCAATATGTGGCACGTTTGGTATTACTTTGTACTACCTCTCTTGTGGGACAGCGTATGTGGGACACAATTCACAAAACAGGAATAGAGACGTACTAGATACGTGTGTCCGCGTCTTAGGCTTGCAACACATCAGGTCGCAAGTTTGGGTCGTGATGAGGCAAAAAAATAACGCGGCGATGGAAACCATGCCGCGTTATCTTTTCCAACGAGATCGACTAGAGAGCTTACTTGGCCATCGCTTTGTTCTGCGCATCTAACCAAGTTTTCAACGGTGCGAAGTAATCTAACATTGCTGTCGCATCGAGTTTCTCTTCGCCCGATACGGCTTTCAAAGCTTCATTCCATGGACGGCTAGTCCCCATTTCCAGCATGGCTTGGAATTTTTTGCCCGCAGCTTTGTTTTCATAGATAGAACAACGATTCAATGGGCCAACGTAGCCTGCTTCGCGGCACAATGCACGATGCAATTGGAATTGTAGAATCGTCGCTAAGAAATAGCGTGCATAAGGTGTATCGGAAGCGACGTGATATTTGGCGCCTGCATCAAAACCATTTGCTTCACTTGGTGCTGGACGTTTAACGCCCTGATACTTCTCACGCAATTCCCACCATACTTTGTCATAGTCAGCTGGCTTGACTTGGCCCGCATAGACTTTCCAACGCCATTGATCAACCAAGTAGGCGAACGGTAAGAACGCGACTTTTTGCAAAGCGCGGTCCATCAACACACCTACATCCTGCGAAGCATCCGGCACTTGATTGATTAAACCCAATTTGTGCAGATATTCCGGAGTGACCGACAACGCCACGGTATCTCCAATCGCTTCATGGAAACCATCGTTCGCGCCGCCTTTGAACAAGGGCGATTGCTTACGATACGCAAGGTCGTAGTAGATATGACCGAGTTCATGATGGATCACTAAGAAGTCTTCTGTCGTCTGATTAATGCACATCTTGATACGGACATCTTGATCGCCATCAACGTCCCACGCCGATGCATGGCACACCACTTCGCGATCGCGTGGTTTCGTCAATTGCGAACGTTCGTAGAACGAGGCTGGCAGACTTTGCATACCGAGCGAGGTGTAGAAACCTTCTGACATTTTCGTCATCGCTTTGGCATCAATATTTTTCGCCTTGAGCGTTTCGGCAATATCAAGGTTGGCTGCTGGGCCTTGCGGTTTCACGATGGGATATAAATTTTCCCACGACTGTGACCACATATTACCGAACAAATGCGCTGGGATCGGACCATTATCTGGCACTTCCGCTTTGCCGTAAGTCTGCTGTAATTTCAAACGCACGTATTGATGCAGAGAGTCGTACAAAGGTTTAACTTGTTGCCATAAACGTTCGGTCTCAGCAGCGAAAGCTTCTGGCGGCATGTCGTACTGTGAACGCCACAGCGCCCCCGTATCAGCGAAGCCCATTTCACGCGCGCCTTTGTTAGACACTTCGACATATTTCGCGTAACTGTCTTTGTAACTGCTTGCGACCTGATGCCAGCCCAGCCAGGCGTCTTTCAACTCGGCTGGATTGCGACTTTTTGCCAAGATGGCCTCAAGCTGCCCCAAATTCAAACAGCTCGCTTCATCACCTGGCTTCTTGCAATACTTACCTTTGCCATAGGCACCATTCATTTGGGCTGACAACTTCGCATATTGCTCGCGATCCTTGTCATTACTGAGGCTCAAACTTAATTGCAACAATTTGAGTTTGCGTTTGTTGTCCGCTGATAGCGGCAAATTATTATAACGACGCGCCTGGATTGCTAATTCACCAGCCGCACCGAGAGCAAGTTCATTGGCTTGCGAAAAAATCAGTTCAGTGTCGTCAGTGATATGCGTTTCATACACCCACGCCGCACGTTGTGCCGCATTGCCGAGTCGCTCCAGTTTTTCTTCCGCGTCCTTGATAAACTTTTCTGCTTCCGCGACGGTTGGTGCGCCCTTTTTAGCACTAGCCGAACTATGCGCATTTGCTTTACTTGTTGCCGTTTGCTGCGCATCTGCGCTTGGCAATGCCAAGGCCATGGTCGTCAAACTCAAACTTGCAAACGCCAGACTCATTTTTGTTTTCTTTAACATCTGAAACTTCTCCCACTTTATTCGAGCATCAAAACCCGAAAGCTTACACGCTCCAGCTTCATTTGTATGAGTAAAATGGCATTGAAACTGTTATTTCTTTGCGGGGATGTCGTGAATTCATCCCCGATCAAAGAGTAGCAGTATTTATCGGTTATCATACAACCTCTATCGCGACGCCCCCTCCAGAAAACCATGACGCAATTCGATGCAATGACACTTCCACCACGCAGCAAGCCTCGTAACTTGGCTGCAGCAGTGGTCGAACACATCACGGAATCCATCCGCAAAGGTGAACTGAAAACCGGTGAAAAGCTGCCCACTGAGTCAGAGATCATGCAGATTTACGGGGTTAGCCGTACCGTTGTACGCGAAGCCATTTCGCAAATGAAGGCCAGTGGCTTCGTCGAAACCCGTCACGGAATCGGTACATTTGTACTTGCACCGCCTAAGTCCGGCATGGGTATACCACATGAATCGATGGTGACCTTACGTGATGTTCTCGATATTCTTGAGATCCGTATTAGCCTCGAGACCGAAGCCGCATGGTATGCCGCCACGCGACGTAGCGAAGAACAAATACAAACCTTGGCGCAAGTTCTCGCCCAAATGCAGAGCGCTGCCGACGACCAGCAACATTCAGTCGATGCGGATGTCCAGTTTCATCTATTGATAGCCCAAGCCACGGGTAACAGTTATTTCGTTGAACTGTTAAGCCAACTCGGACGCACCATCATTCCGCGTGCCCGTATTAACACAGCGCTTATCGCCGAAGACGATCCACTCGCCTATCTACAGAGAGTACGGCACGAGCATGAGGCGATTTATCAAGCCATTTTACGTAAAGATGCCGAGGCAGCACGAGCGGCAATGCGGACGCATTTGAGTAATAGTCGAGAGCGTTTGCGACGGGCGCAGGAATTGTTGGGGCCTGAGGGTAAATCGGTTTGAGATTTTTTTGAAAATTAGAGCCTGACGTCTCGCCCCTATCTGTCGACAACAATGATTTAGCTTTGCGAGCCCGGCGCTGGGAACGTAGAA encodes the following:
- a CDS encoding M2 family metallopeptidase, with the translated sequence MLKKTKMSLAFASLSLTTMALALPSADAQQTATSKANAHSSASAKKGAPTVAEAEKFIKDAEEKLERLGNAAQRAAWVYETHITDDTELIFSQANELALGAAGELAIQARRYNNLPLSADNKRKLKLLQLSLSLSNDKDREQYAKLSAQMNGAYGKGKYCKKPGDEASCLNLGQLEAILAKSRNPAELKDAWLGWHQVASSYKDSYAKYVEVSNKGAREMGFADTGALWRSQYDMPPEAFAAETERLWQQVKPLYDSLHQYVRLKLQQTYGKAEVPDNGPIPAHLFGNMWSQSWENLYPIVKPQGPAANLDIAETLKAKNIDAKAMTKMSEGFYTSLGMQSLPASFYERSQLTKPRDREVVCHASAWDVDGDQDVRIKMCINQTTEDFLVIHHELGHIYYDLAYRKQSPLFKGGANDGFHEAIGDTVALSVTPEYLHKLGLINQVPDASQDVGVLMDRALQKVAFLPFAYLVDQWRWKVYAGQVKPADYDKVWWELREKYQGVKRPAPSEANGFDAGAKYHVASDTPYARYFLATILQFQLHRALCREAGYVGPLNRCSIYENKAAGKKFQAMLEMGTSRPWNEALKAVSGEEKLDATAMLDYFAPLKTWLDAQNKAMAK
- a CDS encoding FadR/GntR family transcriptional regulator, with protein sequence MTQFDAMTLPPRSKPRNLAAAVVEHITESIRKGELKTGEKLPTESEIMQIYGVSRTVVREAISQMKASGFVETRHGIGTFVLAPPKSGMGIPHESMVTLRDVLDILEIRISLETEAAWYAATRRSEEQIQTLAQVLAQMQSAADDQQHSVDADVQFHLLIAQATGNSYFVELLSQLGRTIIPRARINTALIAEDDPLAYLQRVRHEHEAIYQAILRKDAEAARAAMRTHLSNSRERLRRAQELLGPEGKSV